One Ascaphus truei isolate aAscTru1 chromosome 22, aAscTru1.hap1, whole genome shotgun sequence DNA segment encodes these proteins:
- the FSCN2 gene encoding fascin-2 yields MPTNGIHQILKIQFGLINCYNRYLTAEAFGFKVYASAPSLKKKQIWTLEQDEVDSSVVYLKSHHLGRYLSSDKDGKVSCEAEKPERDCRFSITAQSDGRWALQSDPYKRFFGGSEDLLSCFAQTITESELWAVHLAIHPQANLLSVSRRRYAHLSPQEDEISTDSNIPWGVDSLITLVFQDKKYCLKTCDNRYLRNDGKLVKDLDDGTGYTLEFKAGKLAFKDCSGKYLTPMGPTGTLKSGRSSKPGKDELFDLEESHPQVVFMASNRRYISIRQGVNVSANQDEETDCETFQMQIDKETRKCSFHTNAGKYWTLVSHGGIQSTATEIAANTMFEIEWRGRKVALKASNMKYICTKKNGQLAAVCDSVGEDEEFTLKLINRPILVLRGDLGFVCYHKTSNTLDANRSAYDVFQIIFNNGAYQIKGLAGKFWYISSNGTICSDGETSEDFFFEFREHNRVAIKGKNGKYLRGDQAGTLKADAESVNGATLWEY; encoded by the exons ATGCCAACCAATGGGATACACCAGATCCTGAAGATCCAGTTTGGCTTGATCAATTGTTATAACAGGTACCTGACAGCGGAAGCTTTCGGCTTTAAGGTCTATGCATCTGCTCCAAGCCTCAAGAAGAAGCAGATATGGACTTTGGAGCAGGACGAGGTGGATAGCTCAGTGGTCTACCTAAAAAGCCATCACCTGGGGAGGTACTTGTCCTCTGACAAAGACGGGAAAGTGTCGTGCGAAGCTGAGAAGCCGGAGAGAGACTGCCGATTTTCCATCACTGCCCAGTCGGATGGGCGGTGGGCTCTCCAGTCCGATCCATACAAACGATTCTTCGGAGGTTCGGAGGACCTGCTGTCGTGTTTTGCGCAGACCATCACGGAGTCAGAGCTCTGGGCTGTGCATCTGGCCATCCACCCCCAAGCTAACCTTCTCAGTGTCAGCAGAAGGCGGTATGCACATCTGAGCCCCCAGGAGGACGAAATCTCCACGGACAGCAACATCCCGTGGGGAGTGGACTCCCTCATCACCTTGGTCTTTCAGGACAAGAAGTATTGCTTGAAGACCTGTGACAACCGGTACCTGCGTAACGATGGGAAGCTGGTTAAGGATCTGGATGATGGGACAGGCTACACCCTGGAGTTCAAGGCAGGAAAGCTGGCCTTCAAAGATTGCAGTGGGAAATATCTCACACCTATGGGACCTACAGGGACCCTGAAATCTGGGCGGAGTTCTAAACCTGGCAAGGACGAACTATTTGACCTGGAGGAAAGTCACCCACAGGTTGTCTTCATGGCATCCAACAGAAGATATATCTCTATCCGGCAAG gtgtcaACGTCTCAGCCAATCAGGACGAGGAGACCGATTGCGAGACCTTCCAGATGCAAATCGATAAGGAGACAAGAAAGTGCAGCTTTCACACCAACGCTGGCAAATACTGGACTCTGGTGAGTCACGGCGGGATCCAGTCCACAGCCACCGAAAT CGCTGCCAACACAATGTTTGAGATCGAGTGGCGAGGCCGGAAAGTCGCCCTGAAAGCCAGCAACATGAAATATATCTGTACAAAGAAGAACGGGCAGCTGGCAGCTGTGTGCGACTCTGTCG GTGAGGATGAGGAGTTCACACTGAAGCTGATTAACCGGCCCATACTGGTCCTGCGTGGGGACCTGGGCTTTGTCTGCTACCACAAAACCTCCAACACTCTGGATGCAAACCGCTCGGCCTACGACGTCTTCCAGATCATCTTTAACAATGGAGCCTACCAAATTAAAG GTCTGGCTGGCAAGTTCTGGTACATCTCCAGCAACGGCACCATCTGCAGTGACGGCGAGACGTCAGAGGACTTCTTCTTCGAATTCCGGGAGCACAACCGCGTGGCCATCAAGGGCAAGAACGGCAAATACCTACGTGGGGACCAGGCGGGCACCCTGAAGGCAGACGCAGAATCCGTCAATGGGGCGACCCTCTGGGAGTACTGA